TTGGTGCAGCTGTCAAATAGCCAAAAGTTCAGCTCTATCATTTCCTTTTCGGATTCTCGTATCAAGTTCCCCATTAGAAAGAATTCATTGTGACATATGGGGACCATCACCAGTCTGTTCctttcaaaagtttagatattatgtgatttttgttgacaattttcTCGATCATTTGGCTATATCCCATGAAGTTGAAATCTGAGttttatgatatatttgttcaatttcagAAGCTAGTTGAACGACAAAGTATAATCATCGATTAAAATCTTCCGAGTGATGGAGGTGGAGAGTTCGTAAgctttagatttcaaaaatttctgagTCATCATGGAATAAGACAGTTCATATCATGTCCTCACACCTGAACGTAATGGAGTCTCcgaaagaaagcatcgacacatCGTTGAACTTGGATTAGCTATGCTCTATCACTCAAAAGTTCCACCGAGATTTTGGGTGGATGCATTTGTGACGGCTAATTACATCATCAACATTCTTCCCACACCAAAGTTAGATGAACACACCCTATAGCAAACTTCATCATAAACAGCCAAGGTATGATCATTTAAGAGTATTTGGCTGTGCATGCTAtccttgcttaagaccatatgcAAGTCATAAACTTGATCCTCGATCTCTTCCCCGTATCTTCTTGGGTTATAGCACTCAGCACAAAGGGTATCGATGTTTGGTCCCAACTAATAATCGTGTATACATCAAGTAGGCACGTTGTCTTTGATGAGTATTCCTATCCTTTTACAAAGAAGCGATCAATGAATATGGACATTATACAAACTTATACAAACTATGGAGTGAAGGCCTACATTTCCTTGAGTCATCAAGCACCGAGTCACCAGCTACTAGATCCACTCATCATCGGCCACACACCGATCCATCCCGATTTCCATGATTGCTGTACCTATCATCCTTGTCACGACAGCAATCTCGAGATCATTTCCTCAAGGAATATGCAAGATGAGACAATGAGAAGGACAATTTATAGATGTGTGCCTCAACATTGTTCtatttctcaagaacaaaatacTACCAGTTCCTTATCCTCACACAATGATCTACGAGCTGAAGGAAGTTCTAATGAAAGGCACTCCAACTCCAATTCCATTCTGTCATCCTCTCTCAAGGTACAAGTAATACTCATCATATGCAAACTCGACTAAAGTCTGGAATtcaaaaaccaaatccaaagtaTGCTTATTTAGCTGATTATCCAGTTCCTATGGAACCAAAGTCTATCAAGTCAGCTTTAGCTAATCAAGCCCGGTATAGGgctatgaaagaagagatggatgcACTTGCTGAAAATCAAACATGGACATTGATTCCTAGAACTAACCAGATGCATGTAATAGGCTGCAGATGGGTCTATAAGACCAAACTCACACCAAATGGCAGTCTTGACAGACTCAAAGCTCGTCTAGTCGCCAAAGGCTTTCACCAAGAAGAAGGACTAGACTTCACTGAGACTTTCAGTCCAGTTGTGAAACACACAACAATTCGAATAGTGTTATCTCTTGCTATGATAAGACACGGCCAATACAccagcttgatgttaagaatgcttttcttcatggagatttgaACGAGACAAGTGTACATGGAACAGCCACCTGGCTTTATCAGTCCTCATCAGTCAAACCATGTCTGTTTACTCCACAAGTCTCTATATGGTCTTCGACAAGCACCAAGAGcttggtttgataaattcagcaAGTTTTTAATCGAAAATGGTTTCTTCTGCAGCACAGCCGATCCATCGTTATTTGTTCTACATACAAATTCACATACAGTTCTCTTGctcctatatgttgatgatatcatcttgACTGGGAGTTCACCACATCTCTTAACTGATCTTATTCAGAAACTTAGTCTTCGtttcatatgaaagatcttgggtATCTTCACTATTTTTTGGGTATTGAGGCCAAACGAACTTCACAGACTCTCTTTCTGTGTCAAACTAAATATGCTATTGACTTGTTGAAACGAGCTTATATGGCCGACTGTAAACCAGTCTCAACACCTCGCCTCTTCGATCAATCTCCATGGCCGACACCGCAAATCTACTTACGGATCCTATGGAATACGAAGCTTGGTTGGTGCTCTTCAATACTTAACCATTACTCGACCAGATCGGTCGGCATTTGCTACTAATCTTCTCTGTCAAAAGATGCAACAGCCTACTGTTGGAGATTTCCATCAGTTAAAAAGAGTACTTAGATATGTCAAAGGTACTATACATCTTGGAATCTATCTCCATTCTCAAAGTTCAGTACATCTCTATGGTTTCTCTGATGCGGATTGGGCTGGTTGTCCAACAACACGACGTTCCACAACAGGTTTTTGCACGTTTCTTGGATCCAATCTACTATCCTGGTCGGCCAAGAAGCAACCCTCTTGTTTCTAGATCTTCAACCGAAGCGAGTATCGTGCACTTGCTTCGACCACGGCTGAACTCACCCGGATCACATTTGTGCTACGAGATATAGGGATTTCTCTTCAGCCACCTACTACTATATATTGTGACAACAAATCAGCAATTTCTCTCACCGCCAATCCAATATTACATGCTCGAACCAAGCACATTGAagttgactttcactttgtcCGTGAGAAAGTCTCTTCGGATCTATTCGTATTCAGTATATTTCTACTCATCTACAATTAGCTGATATATTTACCAAGTCTCTATCCCGCTTATCTCATCTTACTCTccgaaccaaattgggaatcGAATCTTTTActcttcccaatttgagggggaatgTTAGAGAATCAAGATCGAAGCCAAGTACGCAATATTGAGAAGTCAATCACGGGAGGTGAAGTCCTCGACAATTATAGATGTGGATCACCGTATGCGggtcaagaagcaaaaagagttgaagaaattgataactcatggataatgagtttcatcaacggtggagatcatacagatgtcaaagacacggattaccaaagtctcaagattgctgagtctcaagattgctgcggattaccaaagtctcaagattgctgtTCTGTTTTGCTTAGCTGTAAAGTTTGTTAGCGAAAGTTAGTTAGTTTGTTTTTCTAGTTGTTAGTCCTCTGTTTTCCGCATATATACAGAGAGGTATTGTAATCGGTTGATGATTATGGAGAacatcttcttttgttcaattgaatggaaatacaGAATCGAAAACTTCTTCACAGATCATCTACtgtcattcttcatcttcatcttctgtattcttgattctataagTTCTCACCCCTGCCTTGTGTAACAAATGGAGCTGCTGGTCAtctagcattttcttttctggtgATCTCCAAAATGGCTTTCCATGTATTCTACTCTGTTCGAATCTTTTCCGTGGGGTTTCTCAGGTGAACCAGCAAGAgaagttttgaaaaatgcatgcCAAGATCTGATGCTGATGTGTCAACACATAAGGGGCACATTCGATAAAGCTGTCAACGATTATTGTAGCAGCTTTCGATTTATTAGGTCTCCTACGGTCACGCAACCTTTTCGAAGAATGGCCTCTATCAAGATCTTTACTGCAGAAGAATGTTGCACTGATATTTTTTAAGTAAACCGTTTGTGAGTATTTGGGAAGCTATTGGGCACCATTGTATTGATAATCTATGAAGACCTACATAGCCTCAGTGGCAGAATTAAAGACGAGGATGTCGATGTCGGGGTGATACTTCTTATCTATGTAGTGTTTCGGGAAGACAaatcattattttctttgtaactgtttcatttttctttttgggcttcTGCTCATTCTTTTACGACATTTCCATCAAGTTTTTCCTCGATAGTACGCATGTAAGGCATGCGAGTGGGTTCAACCCATTGGCAACCAATTTCCTCGTTTTCCGGCGAAATCTGTCTCATTTTACAAATTTGATAATCGATACAGTAGTATCTCTTTatatccttttttcttttctacttcaTTGTACTGGGAATCATCTCACCTTGTGTCCACATGCTTCAAGATTACATGAGCTACAAGTTCAGAATTACAGTTTTGCAGTAGTCATTGTTGGAGTACAACAcctaatataataataagaagCCAAAGGGAAGTGCGCTGCAGCGTCACTTCGTAAACCGCCAAAGAAGAGAGTTCTTGAAGAAGCCACAAGCTGATTAAAAAGAGAATGGGCACATATTAAACTAATATTATACTTGTTGCTGGAGTCTTCAAGAGCAGGAAGCAAGCTTCAACTTGGACGCGAAGGAAAAGTAGCCCACAATTATTGACTCCttagccaagaagaaaagttcaacttcAGCTCTTGCACGTTGAAGTCAATGGCGGTGGAGATCAGGCGGTGAATTCCAGGCGGTGGAAGATGTCTATAAATATGAAAGTACGTGAAGCATTTGAACTCAGGCCAGAAAGCCTCAAGGTGAAGGAGAAGGCCAAAGGGCCTCACAAGGAGGGCCTCAAGGTGAAGGAGCAGGAGCAGGCCGAAAGGCCTCACATAGAGGCATCGCAGCCTCAAGTCAACAGGCCAGAAGGCCTCAAGGTGAAGGAGCAGGCTGAAAGGCCTCGAAGAGAGGCTTAACAGCCTCAAGCCACCGCAGGCAGAGTAGGGAGGCCAGGGAGAGGGCCTCACGCCACACGCAGGCGGAGAACTTCAGGCCAGCAAGGAAGCCACACGTATGTGAGCTTCAGGGAAAGCCTTCAGCAGTGAGAGCTTCGGAACAGGAAGTCACCAGGTGCAACGGTGAACTTCAGGGAGAGGCACTGCAGCTTCAGTAGCTCTGTTTGAGCGAGTTATCCCTCCGTGAtcgagaagggaagaaaatagaatagCTGAGTGTATGCTTGTATTAATGTGTTTGAGTGTGTTATTGTATCAGCTAGTTTGATTTGAGTATTTTAATGCTTTCGCATATTTTATAAGCTGCGCACTCTACAATTAATATCAAAACAATTGGTTCCAAATCGTTTTAGTTCCAACAGTCATAACAGACTATCCATGGAGGATGTCTACCTAAACATTTAGTTTATTTTGCAGGTAATCTTAAATTTCTGCATGCCCTTAATATATCACACCTTTGTATTTGTACAATGCGACTATGCCGACATACAATATGATGGTCCCAATGGAGCAAGCGCCAATGGTCCATAGGAAGTCTTCCTGCGAATTATTTGGGGGATGCCAAAGGTTGATGGTGATGTTCATGCCCAACACGCCAACAATGGCTATGTACACGCTGATCACCAGAATAGCAGTTGTTAACAGCACTCCCATCTGCAGAAGATTGTTTTGTTTGTCGTCCAACATTATATTCACGTAGTCCTCTGTGTCGTCGACGTATTCCCTCAGCTTTAAGatcagaaaaaaataagaagaggaCTAACAAGTTAAGCTattaattcacaaaaaaaaaggttgttcAGTGTCTCTTTTGGGGTATGTGTTTTCATaaggaaatttaatttaatttgtcatCAGAGAGTAGGAATGAGATTCATACTGTAGAGAGCTTGTTAAGTGTGCCATCAGCTTGCACAAAGTATGCCTCTAGGAGCATCTCTAACTCTGCCACGTCGGCATGCCTGGCTGGGGCACCGTGAGAACTGTTGCTCTCCACCCTTTCGATTTCATCATTCAGCAAGCCATGCAGAGGAGTCAAGCCGTCGTCGGGTGAGATATCAGGATCTCCACTGTGATGCCTGTATAATTTGATGATAAGATAATAGTAAGAGGATTGAAATTAACAGAAAGCAAGAGATTGAGTATGTGCCTGTCATTGTTTAGTTCATGATCTTCGTCTTCCTCGATGGtatctaaagaagaagaagagttgtcatcttcttcctgaAGCAGTTTGCTGGTCAAATACATCCCCGCCATGTCTCCATCATCCTCAAGAAGATGCTCGAGCTCATTCCTTACCTAGAGATACATGGAAAAGGCCCATGCTATGAAATGTAGACACTTGAGACATGTACTTAATGAAAGCAATGTTAACTTGATGTCTTAGTTTGTTAAGATATCTTTCATCACTTGATTATGTGGTTATATgctctttttatatatatgtggTCTCCCTCCACTTATTGGCTTTTGGATTGAGCTTTCCTACATGATATCAAAATGAGGTGTTGTCTCAACTTACTTCGTGTGTGCATCCACCTCTAAAACTTTTGGTTCTAGCAAAGGAATAACGTTGTCCTCATATCACCATATGGCCTAAGTTACtagttaattaattatattttagtatatttcttttttcattttttttaatgactgtTGGACATGGGCATGGGAAAATGGCTACCAAAAGGCCCATGAAACACACTACAAGCCCAATGAACTAATTAACTTAAGGCTTTAGTCAATACAAGTGGTCTTCTCAAAAAAGTAGTTTGCATGCAGTTAGTGAGATTTAAACGAATGATTTTCTGTAAAGTTAGAAATCCCCTAACCTCCAACAAACTCTCCAATCATGGGGTTTAATCTGTTGGTGTACTTCGATAGAAACCAACCTATTTCTACAAGCCTATCGAGATTTGTCATGGATTGACACTTGTCACAAATTGATGCGACCATTCGATGCCAAATCCGAATTTCTAGCACGAGGAAGAACAAAGATTTAGTATAG
This Eucalyptus grandis isolate ANBG69807.140 chromosome 7, ASM1654582v1, whole genome shotgun sequence DNA region includes the following protein-coding sequences:
- the LOC104455183 gene encoding DNA-directed RNA polymerases I and III subunit RPAC2-like, translating into MEHASFGDQRNATFSLDEEDHTLANALRFTLTQDPRVIFSGYNISHPSKALVNVRVQTMGEPAREVLKNACQDLMLMCQHIRGTFDKAVNDYCSSFRFIRPESLKVKEKAKGPHKEGLKVKEQEQAERPHIEASQPQVNRPEGLKVKEQAERPRREA